The following are from one region of the Cetobacterium somerae genome:
- the pflB gene encoding formate C-acetyltransferase — MENLQSYWSDFKGNLWKKEINVRDFIQNNYTPYTGDESFLVGATENTKAVWSKLTEMFKEEIARGVYDAETRTPQSITTYGPGYISKENESIVGLQTDAPLKRGIYPKGGLRMVENSLNAYGYEIDPITKEIFTKYRKTHNEGVFSAYTDDMKAVRKSGIVTGLPDAYGRGRIIGDYRRVALYGVDRLIEERKFELKKAEAPELTEEIIRKREEITEQINALKAFVKMCASYGFDVTKPASNAKEAVQWVYFAYLAATKDQDGAAMSVGRTATFLDIFIEKDLAKGLITESEAQDLIDQFIIKLRIIRFLRTPEYNDLFSGDPTWVTEALGGEGVDGRTLVSKTAFRYLNTLYNLGPAPEPNLTVLWSQKSPANWKSFCAKVSIDTSAIQYENDDLMRPELGDDYGIACCVSPMKIGKQMQFFGARVNLPKALLYAINGGRDEKSGAQVAPKFEGITSEYLDFDEVMEKYDLVLKWLAGVYINALKVIHYMHDKYSYEAFEMALHDVEVLRTQASGIAGLSIVADSLAAIRDAKVRVIRDERGIAVDFVREGEYVAFGNNDDNTDKLAVEIMEKFMNYIRTHETYRNSKATQSILTITSNVVYGKKTGTTPCGRAAGTPFSPGANPMNGRDTRGAVAALASVAKLPFHHAEDGISYTFAITPGALGKSREERVENLVGLMDGYFTADGGQHLNVNVFDRALLEDAMANPEKYPQLTIRVSGYAVNFVRLTKEQQLDVISRTINGNM; from the coding sequence ATGGAAAACTTACAATCTTACTGGTCAGATTTCAAAGGAAACTTATGGAAGAAGGAAATCAATGTTAGAGATTTCATTCAGAACAACTACACACCATACACTGGGGATGAATCATTCTTAGTAGGAGCTACTGAAAATACAAAAGCTGTTTGGTCAAAGTTAACAGAAATGTTCAAAGAAGAGATTGCAAGAGGTGTTTATGATGCAGAAACTAGAACTCCTCAATCAATAACTACTTATGGACCTGGATACATTTCAAAAGAAAACGAGTCAATCGTAGGACTACAAACAGATGCACCATTAAAGAGAGGAATCTATCCAAAAGGTGGATTAAGAATGGTTGAAAACTCTTTAAATGCATATGGATATGAAATTGATCCAATAACAAAAGAGATTTTTACAAAATATAGAAAAACTCACAACGAAGGAGTTTTCTCAGCATATACAGATGATATGAAAGCTGTAAGAAAATCAGGAATCGTAACTGGATTACCAGATGCTTATGGAAGAGGAAGAATAATTGGAGACTACAGAAGAGTAGCTTTATACGGAGTAGACAGATTAATCGAAGAGAGAAAATTTGAATTAAAGAAAGCTGAAGCTCCAGAATTAACTGAAGAAATTATCAGAAAAAGAGAAGAAATAACAGAGCAAATTAACGCATTAAAAGCATTTGTTAAAATGTGTGCATCTTACGGATTTGACGTTACTAAGCCAGCTTCAAATGCAAAAGAAGCTGTACAGTGGGTATACTTTGCATACTTAGCAGCTACAAAAGATCAAGATGGAGCAGCAATGTCAGTTGGAAGAACTGCAACATTCTTAGATATCTTTATTGAAAAAGATTTAGCAAAAGGATTAATTACTGAGAGTGAAGCTCAAGATTTAATCGACCAATTTATCATAAAATTAAGAATTATCAGATTCTTAAGAACTCCAGAGTACAATGATTTATTCTCAGGAGATCCAACTTGGGTAACTGAAGCTTTAGGAGGAGAAGGAGTAGATGGAAGAACATTAGTTTCTAAAACAGCGTTCAGATATTTAAATACTCTTTACAACTTAGGACCAGCTCCAGAGCCAAACTTAACAGTATTATGGTCACAAAAATCTCCAGCAAACTGGAAGAGTTTCTGTGCTAAAGTTTCAATAGATACATCAGCAATCCAATATGAAAATGATGATTTAATGAGACCTGAATTAGGAGACGACTATGGAATCGCATGTTGTGTTTCTCCAATGAAAATAGGAAAGCAAATGCAATTCTTCGGAGCTAGAGTAAACTTACCAAAAGCTTTATTATATGCTATTAACGGTGGAAGAGATGAGAAGTCAGGAGCACAAGTAGCACCTAAATTCGAAGGAATCACTTCTGAGTACTTAGATTTTGATGAAGTAATGGAAAAATATGACTTAGTGTTAAAATGGTTAGCAGGAGTATATATCAACGCTCTAAAAGTTATCCACTACATGCACGATAAATATTCTTATGAAGCATTTGAAATGGCTCTTCATGATGTAGAAGTTTTAAGAACTCAAGCATCAGGAATTGCTGGATTATCAATCGTTGCTGACTCATTAGCAGCTATTAGAGATGCAAAAGTAAGAGTAATCAGAGACGAGAGAGGAATCGCTGTTGACTTCGTAAGAGAAGGAGAATATGTAGCATTCGGAAACAACGATGATAATACAGATAAATTAGCAGTTGAAATAATGGAGAAATTCATGAACTACATCAGAACTCATGAGACTTACAGAAATTCAAAAGCTACACAATCAATCTTAACTATAACTTCAAACGTAGTTTATGGAAAGAAAACAGGAACTACTCCTTGTGGAAGAGCAGCAGGAACTCCATTCTCTCCAGGAGCTAACCCAATGAACGGAAGAGATACAAGAGGAGCAGTAGCAGCGCTTGCTTCAGTAGCTAAGTTACCATTCCACCATGCAGAAGATGGAATTTCTTATACATTCGCTATAACTCCAGGAGCTTTAGGAAAATCTAGAGAAGAAAGAGTAGAAAACTTAGTAGGATTAATGGATGGATACTTCACAGCTGATGGAGGACAACACTTAAATGTTAACGTATTTGATAGAGCGTTATTAGAGGATGCAATGGCAAACCCTGAGAAGTACCCTCAATTAACAATCAGAGTATCTGGATATGCAGTTAACTTTGTAAGATTAACAAAAGAGCAACAATTAGACGTTATTTCAAGAACAATTAACGGAAATATGTAA
- the pflA gene encoding pyruvate formate-lyase-activating protein, giving the protein MKKGFIHSHESFGTVDGPGIRYVVFTQGCPLRCKYCHNCDTWKREDAKFLETPEQTFLEICRYKNFIKTGGVTVTGGDPLTQPEYVKELLRLCKQEGIHTAIDTSGYLFNDKVKEALEYADLVLLDIKSIDPVQYKELTGVELEPTLQFANYLKEIGKPMWVRHVVVPGITDNDELLEKLADYLKGFDNLEKVEVLPYHSLGEYKWQKIGIDYPLKGVEQLSAERFENAKNIFKSRGLSVK; this is encoded by the coding sequence ATGAAAAAGGGATTTATTCACTCACACGAGAGTTTTGGAACTGTAGATGGACCAGGTATTAGATACGTAGTGTTTACTCAAGGTTGTCCTTTAAGATGTAAATACTGTCATAATTGTGATACTTGGAAAAGAGAGGATGCAAAATTCTTGGAGACTCCTGAACAAACTTTCTTAGAGATCTGTAGATATAAAAACTTTATTAAAACAGGAGGAGTAACGGTGACAGGTGGTGATCCGTTAACTCAACCTGAATATGTAAAGGAGCTATTGAGACTTTGTAAACAAGAAGGAATACATACAGCAATTGATACTTCAGGATATTTATTTAATGATAAAGTTAAAGAAGCTTTGGAGTACGCAGATCTTGTTTTACTAGACATAAAGTCAATTGATCCAGTACAATATAAAGAGTTAACTGGTGTTGAATTAGAACCAACGCTTCAGTTTGCAAATTATTTAAAGGAAATTGGGAAACCAATGTGGGTAAGACATGTTGTAGTACCTGGAATCACTGATAATGATGAATTGTTAGAAAAATTAGCTGACTACTTAAAAGGTTTTGATAATCTTGAAAAAGTAGAAGTTTTACCATATCACTCTTTGGGTGAATATAAATGGCAAAAGATTGGAATTGATTATCCTTTAAAAGGAGTTGAACAGCTTTCAGCTGAGAGATTCGAAAATGCAAAAAATATATTTAAAAGTAGAGGTTTATCAGTTAAATAG
- the tsaD gene encoding tRNA (adenosine(37)-N6)-threonylcarbamoyltransferase complex transferase subunit TsaD yields MIILGIETSCDETSIAVLKDGKEVLSNNISSQIDIHKEYGGVVPEIASRHHIKNIATILEESLEEAKITMDDIDYIAVTYAPGLIGALLVGISFAKGLAYGHDIPLIPVHHIKAHIYGNFIEHDIELPCIALVVSGGHTNIVYIDEKHNFINLGATLDDAVGESYDKVARVMGIGYPGGPIVDKLYYKGNKDALKIPEPKVDGYNFSFSGIKTSVINAVNKAKMKGEEFKPEDLSASFQEKVVDILCKKTLKAAQDKGVKQIVIAGGVAANSLLRSELVQRANKIGIKVNYPSMTYCTDNAAMIAEAAYYKLKYGKEPIFADLTLNGKATLDIMKD; encoded by the coding sequence ATGATTATATTAGGAATAGAAACATCTTGCGATGAAACATCGATAGCTGTTTTAAAAGATGGGAAAGAAGTTTTATCTAATAATATTTCTTCTCAAATAGATATACATAAAGAATATGGAGGAGTTGTTCCTGAAATAGCTTCAAGACATCATATTAAAAATATAGCTACAATTTTAGAAGAAAGTTTAGAAGAAGCTAAAATAACTATGGATGATATAGATTATATAGCTGTAACATATGCTCCTGGATTAATAGGTGCATTGTTAGTAGGAATTTCATTTGCTAAAGGATTAGCCTATGGACATGATATACCTTTAATTCCTGTTCATCATATAAAGGCACATATTTATGGAAATTTTATTGAACATGATATTGAACTACCGTGTATAGCTTTAGTGGTTTCTGGTGGACATACAAATATAGTATATATAGATGAAAAACATAATTTTATCAATTTAGGAGCAACTTTAGATGATGCAGTTGGTGAAAGTTATGATAAAGTAGCAAGAGTTATGGGAATAGGATATCCGGGAGGGCCTATAGTAGATAAGCTTTATTATAAAGGAAACAAGGATGCTTTAAAAATACCAGAACCTAAAGTTGATGGATATAATTTTAGTTTTTCAGGAATTAAAACATCAGTTATAAATGCTGTGAATAAAGCTAAAATGAAGGGAGAAGAATTTAAACCTGAAGATTTATCAGCTTCATTTCAAGAGAAAGTGGTAGATATACTTTGTAAGAAAACCTTAAAAGCTGCTCAAGATAAAGGGGTTAAACAAATTGTAATAGCGGGTGGAGTTGCAGCTAATTCGTTATTAAGAAGTGAGTTAGTTCAAAGAGCAAATAAAATAGGAATAAAAGTTAATTATCCATCTATGACTTATTGTACTGATAATGCAGCAATGATAGCTGAAGCAGCATATTATAAATTAAAATATGGAAAAGAACCAATTTTTGCAGATTTAACATTAAATGGAAAAGCAACATTAGATATAATGAAAGATTAA
- the dusB gene encoding tRNA dihydrouridine synthase DusB has protein sequence MKIYIAPLAGVTDYTFRGILDDYKPDLMFTEMVSINALEMENEKTLNQILRIRDGEAVQIFGKDVEKMVYSAKYITEKLGVKHIDVNAGCPVNKIIKNGYGAALLEDPDQIKRILCEIREAIPEDVDLSLKTRVGYKGLKQHKLVGKIAEEAGCKHITIHGRTREQMYSGTANWDLIKEVKESVNIEVIGNGDIFTAEDAYERVKHSGVDGIMLARGICGNPWLIQQIREKFETGEVITEVTPEMRLDMAIRHALQGKLDNPNKKFLFELRKHLCWYLKGIRNGAALKGAINQIESYDELIALLEKAKENLK, from the coding sequence ATGAAGATATATATTGCTCCTTTAGCAGGAGTTACAGACTATACATTTAGAGGAATTTTAGACGATTATAAACCAGATTTGATGTTTACAGAGATGGTTAGTATAAATGCGTTAGAGATGGAAAATGAAAAAACTTTAAATCAGATTTTAAGAATAAGAGATGGTGAAGCTGTTCAAATCTTTGGTAAAGATGTAGAGAAGATGGTTTATAGTGCAAAGTATATAACAGAAAAATTAGGTGTAAAGCATATAGATGTAAATGCAGGATGTCCAGTGAATAAGATTATAAAAAATGGATATGGAGCAGCCTTATTAGAGGATCCTGATCAAATAAAAAGAATTTTATGTGAAATAAGAGAAGCTATACCTGAAGATGTAGATTTGTCTTTAAAAACTAGAGTAGGTTATAAAGGGTTAAAGCAACATAAATTAGTAGGTAAAATAGCTGAAGAAGCTGGATGTAAACATATTACAATTCATGGGAGAACAAGAGAGCAGATGTACAGTGGAACTGCAAACTGGGACCTTATAAAAGAAGTGAAAGAAAGTGTTAACATAGAGGTAATTGGAAATGGAGATATATTTACAGCTGAAGATGCTTATGAAAGAGTTAAGCATTCTGGGGTTGATGGAATAATGTTAGCTAGAGGAATATGTGGAAATCCATGGTTAATACAGCAGATTAGAGAAAAGTTTGAAACAGGAGAAGTTATAACAGAAGTTACTCCAGAGATGAGATTAGATATGGCAATCAGACATGCGCTTCAAGGGAAATTAGATAATCCAAATAAAAAGTTTTTATTTGAGCTTAGAAAACACCTTTGTTGGTATTTAAAAGGAATAAGAAATGGAGCGGCATTAAAGGGAGCGATAAATCAGATAGAAAGCTATGACGAATTAATAGCACTATTAGAAAAAGCTAAGGAAAATTTAAAATAA
- the mutS gene encoding DNA mismatch repair protein MutS codes for MSVDTPLMSQYKEIKKENQDNILFFRLGDFYEMFFEDAVIASRELGLTLTSRNKEKGIEVPLAGIPYHSSAGYIGKLVAKGYKVAICEQVEDPKATKGIVKREVVRVITPGTIIDTEYLDEKSNNYLMGIVVKKETIGLTYIDITTGEFVASEKKKTEDYVYKILGEINKISPREVLIDENSYTDLEKELKQFAQLNKINISSYLKVKKSEEFLKKYFKVISLDSFGLNNKDGAVEAAAMVLEYVLELQKGNEIPVDKIIYTGSENIMELNLTTQRNLDVVASNRENGVLGTLQWILDSCRSSMGSRLLKHFLKNPSTSKEIILERQKDIEFFYKGVLLREEVREKLKDIYDIERIIGKLVLGNENARDLVALKKSILNSLEIYKILKGNPIFEIALDELVEIYNLIESSIKDEVPFSIREGGMIKDGYNAELDELHNISNNGKDTILEIENRERERTGIKGLKIKYNKVFGYFIEVTKANIHLVPSDYIRKQTLANAERYIVEDLKIYEEKVLNAKDKIENLEYHLFKEISEKIKNFRSILHELAYKLSYLDVVTNFAHIATKNSYIKPEITTEGDIEIIGGRHPIVEQLVGRENFVKNSIVLNNDKNLIILTGPNMSGKSTYMKQVALILIMAHMGCYVPAEYAKIGIVDKIFTRIGASDDLVTGQSTFMLEMSEVANIVNSSTKNSFIILDEIGRGTSTFDGISIATAITEYIHDNIQAKTIFATHYHELTQLESKLNKSTNFRIEVKEDEKEILFLREIVKGGADKSYGIEVARLAGLPREILDRAKEMLRVLENRKMIIERKVKKEQLILFGEFEPETKEEPIKKEEENIIQLENEEKIVLRLLREAELDKMTPLDAFLKLNELKRILN; via the coding sequence TTGTCAGTAGATACACCATTAATGAGTCAATATAAAGAGATAAAAAAAGAAAATCAAGATAATATCCTATTTTTTAGGTTAGGGGATTTTTATGAGATGTTTTTTGAAGATGCAGTTATAGCTTCTAGAGAACTTGGATTAACATTAACAAGTAGAAATAAAGAAAAGGGAATAGAAGTTCCATTGGCGGGAATACCCTATCACTCTTCGGCTGGATATATAGGTAAGCTTGTAGCTAAAGGATACAAAGTAGCAATATGTGAACAAGTAGAGGATCCAAAAGCAACTAAAGGAATTGTAAAAAGAGAGGTTGTAAGAGTAATAACTCCTGGAACAATAATAGATACTGAATATTTAGATGAAAAAAGTAACAATTATTTGATGGGAATTGTTGTAAAAAAAGAAACGATAGGACTAACATATATAGATATAACAACTGGAGAATTTGTAGCTAGTGAGAAAAAGAAAACAGAAGATTATGTGTATAAAATACTAGGAGAGATAAATAAAATATCTCCTAGAGAAGTTTTAATAGATGAAAATTCATATACAGATTTAGAAAAGGAATTAAAACAATTTGCTCAATTAAATAAAATAAATATTAGTTCATATTTAAAAGTAAAAAAAAGTGAAGAGTTTTTAAAAAAATATTTTAAAGTTATCTCTTTAGATAGTTTTGGTTTGAATAATAAGGATGGAGCTGTTGAGGCTGCTGCAATGGTTTTAGAATATGTATTAGAGCTGCAAAAAGGAAATGAAATTCCTGTAGATAAGATAATTTATACAGGAAGCGAAAATATAATGGAATTGAATCTTACTACACAAAGAAATTTAGATGTTGTAGCATCAAATAGAGAAAATGGTGTTCTAGGGACTTTACAATGGATTTTAGACAGCTGTAGAAGTTCTATGGGTAGTAGATTATTAAAGCATTTTTTAAAAAATCCTTCAACTTCAAAAGAGATAATTCTTGAAAGACAGAAAGACATTGAGTTTTTTTATAAAGGAGTTCTTTTAAGAGAAGAAGTAAGAGAAAAGCTAAAAGATATATATGATATAGAAAGAATAATTGGAAAACTAGTTTTAGGAAATGAAAACGCTAGAGATTTAGTAGCTTTAAAAAAATCAATATTAAATAGCTTAGAGATATATAAGATTTTAAAGGGTAATCCTATTTTTGAGATAGCTTTAGATGAATTAGTCGAAATTTATAATTTAATAGAAAGCAGTATAAAAGATGAGGTTCCATTTTCTATTAGAGAAGGTGGAATGATAAAAGATGGGTATAACGCTGAGTTAGATGAACTACATAATATATCAAATAATGGAAAAGATACAATTTTAGAGATTGAGAATAGAGAAAGAGAAAGAACAGGAATAAAAGGTTTAAAAATAAAATATAATAAAGTATTTGGATATTTTATAGAAGTAACTAAAGCTAATATCCATCTAGTTCCTAGTGATTATATAAGAAAACAAACTTTAGCTAATGCAGAAAGATATATTGTTGAAGATTTAAAAATTTATGAAGAAAAAGTTCTAAATGCTAAAGATAAAATAGAGAATTTAGAATATCATCTTTTTAAAGAGATTTCTGAGAAAATAAAAAACTTTAGAAGTATACTTCATGAATTAGCATATAAATTGTCGTATTTGGATGTTGTAACAAATTTTGCACATATAGCTACAAAAAATAGTTATATAAAACCTGAGATAACAACAGAGGGAGATATAGAAATAATCGGTGGAAGACATCCTATTGTAGAACAATTAGTAGGAAGAGAAAATTTTGTTAAAAATAGTATCGTTTTAAATAATGATAAAAACTTAATAATTTTAACAGGGCCAAATATGTCAGGAAAATCTACATATATGAAGCAAGTGGCATTAATTTTAATTATGGCACATATGGGTTGTTATGTTCCCGCAGAATATGCTAAAATAGGAATTGTAGATAAAATTTTTACAAGAATTGGAGCTAGTGATGATTTAGTTACTGGACAATCAACATTTATGCTAGAGATGAGTGAGGTTGCGAATATAGTTAATAGCTCTACTAAAAATTCATTTATTATATTAGATGAGATAGGAAGAGGAACATCAACATTTGACGGAATCTCAATTGCAACAGCAATAACAGAATATATTCATGATAATATTCAAGCTAAAACAATTTTTGCAACACATTACCACGAATTAACTCAACTAGAATCAAAACTAAATAAATCTACAAATTTCAGAATTGAAGTTAAAGAGGATGAAAAGGAGATTCTATTTTTAAGAGAAATTGTAAAAGGTGGGGCTGATAAATCTTATGGAATAGAAGTTGCAAGATTAGCGGGATTACCAAGAGAAATTCTGGATAGAGCAAAAGAGATGCTAAGAGTTTTAGAAAATAGAAAAATGATAATAGAAAGAAAAGTAAAAAAAGAACAATTAATATTGTTTGGAGAATTTGAGCCTGAAACAAAAGAGGAACCTATAAAAAAAGAAGAAGAAAATATTATACAGTTAGAAAATGAAGAAAAAATAGTATTACGTCTTTTAAGAGAGGCTGAACTGGACAAAATGACACCACTTGATGCCTTTTTAAAGTTAAATGAATTGAAACGTATTTTAAACTAG
- the lptC gene encoding LPS export ABC transporter periplasmic protein LptC — MNKKKIAYRVIIVAVLVLGYFNYFGNEKKIEKKEEVVETTGAIYDTEGYHIEADKQKDFLKTNETTFEKAKAVIDGMILTGDNAFLDAGKNLLLKSNILGKSLNGWEFETQEAKYNKENGEVESTIGVTAINKAEGIEVSGKNFKSDTKMENVVLSGDVKFKTKNMTLSAEKANYNDKNKIVNIEGNSFLSGSNFGSGSGILSGNFKGLKYDTETNILTTSNSFMLDYNGIKLYGDDLVLNDKTESFKISKNVYVLADGYKIDMESITSDGGDNINFNGKISGTNGIYSFKGDDGVYNKVTRKFVLKGNVQGSDKNGGKLLTDMAIYGTDTKELELISDKNVEYTSPENKILTKNLIYLTETGELYLKDGYSYFSDKYNSKGESFFYNKITGKGYVIKGNIKNNIDNQYASGNRVDFDRQEDSYLVDGDAYFEDNNYIFESQKIDYLGKKGFVYLPDKYVLKRKKEKDTFEGLKGEYNLTAEVFKSFGQFKYISTDNVVEGVNLDFNQKTGVGLVEKDLVAFDKKGETKVISTSGEFKENEFVKIKDKLVLKSGDIIANANSADYQIKDQKIYIPGEIIFEDTVKKSSGKMYNGVYETDKKVFTGEKFNGKDVKNTLKSDIIKYFTSQGNFVLEKNAEIKDEKTTLKGDQLEYNKNTEIAKSPKAFEIKYDAYDIFGSSGTLDKKTSHLTGNNVLIKSKLNEEFKGDRVDGTLDNMNLDFIGNVSGRIYQDGVPVNFKGDFVRAYFKKDAQGKNQIQRVEIRKNAVIEKEGTTLYSDYLEIQPEKKLVFGKDNTKAVLKDKDGTITTVTSNMMTGDLNTEIVDLVGKVVIIRKDKDKTLNATSTKAKIKNKDNIIELRGNVVVDDGESIITSDEADYNTKTNKVKARGNVFVDYKVNEKKSVTNANQINSGYNKILKK; from the coding sequence ATGAACAAAAAGAAGATAGCCTATAGAGTTATTATAGTAGCAGTATTGGTTTTAGGATATTTCAATTATTTCGGTAATGAGAAGAAAATAGAAAAAAAAGAAGAAGTAGTGGAAACTACTGGAGCTATATATGATACAGAGGGATATCATATTGAGGCTGATAAGCAGAAAGATTTTTTAAAAACAAATGAAACAACTTTTGAAAAAGCAAAAGCAGTAATTGATGGAATGATTTTGACAGGAGATAATGCCTTTTTAGATGCTGGAAAAAATTTATTATTAAAATCTAATATTTTAGGAAAAAGTTTAAATGGATGGGAATTTGAAACTCAAGAGGCTAAATATAATAAAGAAAATGGGGAAGTGGAGTCTACAATAGGTGTTACTGCAATTAATAAAGCAGAGGGAATTGAAGTATCTGGAAAAAACTTTAAAAGTGATACAAAAATGGAAAATGTAGTTCTATCAGGAGATGTAAAATTTAAAACTAAAAATATGACTTTATCAGCTGAAAAAGCAAACTATAATGACAAAAATAAAATAGTAAATATAGAAGGAAATTCATTTTTATCAGGGTCAAATTTCGGAAGTGGATCAGGAATACTTAGTGGAAATTTTAAAGGATTGAAATATGATACTGAAACAAATATTTTGACTACTTCAAATTCATTTATGCTAGATTATAATGGTATAAAATTATATGGTGATGATTTAGTATTAAATGACAAAACAGAATCTTTTAAAATAAGTAAAAATGTTTACGTTTTAGCTGATGGGTATAAAATAGATATGGAAAGTATTACTTCAGATGGTGGAGATAATATTAATTTTAATGGAAAAATATCAGGAACTAATGGGATATATTCTTTTAAAGGTGATGATGGAGTTTATAATAAAGTAACTAGAAAGTTTGTTTTAAAAGGGAATGTCCAAGGCAGTGATAAAAATGGTGGTAAGCTTTTAACAGATATGGCTATCTATGGAACAGATACAAAAGAGCTAGAATTAATTAGTGATAAAAATGTGGAATATACAAGCCCAGAAAATAAGATTTTAACAAAAAATTTAATCTACTTGACAGAAACAGGTGAATTATATTTAAAAGATGGATATTCATACTTTAGTGATAAGTATAATAGTAAAGGAGAAAGTTTCTTTTACAATAAAATTACAGGTAAAGGTTATGTTATAAAAGGAAATATAAAAAATAATATAGATAATCAGTATGCTTCAGGAAATAGAGTTGACTTTGATAGACAAGAAGATAGCTATTTAGTCGATGGAGATGCTTATTTTGAAGATAACAACTATATATTTGAAAGCCAAAAGATAGATTATTTAGGAAAAAAAGGATTTGTATATTTACCAGATAAGTATGTTTTAAAAAGAAAAAAAGAAAAAGATACTTTTGAAGGATTAAAAGGAGAATATAATCTGACAGCAGAAGTATTTAAATCTTTTGGCCAATTTAAGTATATAAGTACAGACAATGTTGTTGAAGGAGTAAATTTAGATTTTAATCAGAAAACAGGAGTAGGTTTAGTTGAAAAAGATTTAGTGGCTTTTGATAAAAAAGGTGAAACTAAAGTAATATCAACAAGTGGTGAATTTAAAGAAAATGAGTTTGTAAAAATAAAAGATAAGCTAGTTTTAAAAAGTGGAGATATAATAGCTAATGCTAATTCAGCAGATTATCAGATAAAAGATCAAAAAATATACATTCCAGGTGAAATTATATTTGAAGACACTGTTAAAAAAAGTTCTGGAAAAATGTATAACGGAGTGTACGAAACTGATAAAAAAGTATTCACTGGTGAAAAATTTAATGGAAAAGATGTGAAGAATACATTAAAAAGTGATATAATAAAGTACTTTACTTCTCAAGGGAATTTTGTTTTAGAAAAGAATGCAGAAATTAAAGACGAAAAAACGACTTTAAAAGGAGATCAATTAGAGTACAATAAAAATACAGAAATAGCAAAATCTCCAAAAGCTTTTGAAATAAAATATGATGCTTATGATATATTTGGTAGTAGTGGAACTTTAGATAAAAAAACAAGCCACTTAACAGGTAATAATGTATTAATAAAATCAAAATTAAATGAAGAGTTTAAAGGAGATCGTGTAGATGGAACTTTAGATAATATGAATTTAGATTTTATAGGAAATGTTTCTGGAAGAATTTATCAAGATGGGGTGCCTGTAAACTTTAAAGGAGATTTTGTAAGAGCATACTTTAAAAAAGATGCTCAAGGTAAAAATCAAATTCAGAGGGTTGAGATTAGAAAAAATGCAGTGATTGAAAAAGAGGGAACAACGCTTTATTCAGATTATTTAGAGATACAACCAGAAAAGAAATTAGTTTTTGGAAAAGATAATACCAAAGCAGTATTAAAAGATAAAGATGGGACAATAACAACAGTTACATCAAATATGATGACAGGAGATCTAAATACAGAGATTGTTGATTTAGTGGGAAAAGTAGTTATTATTAGAAAAGATAAAGATAAAACTTTAAATGCAACATCAACAAAAGCTAAAATAAAAAATAAAGATAATATAATTGAGTTAAGAGGAAATGTTGTTGTTGATGATGGTGAATCTATAATAACATCTGATGAAGCAGATTATAATACAAAAACTAATAAAGTAAAAGCTAGAGGAAATGTATTTGTAGATTATAAAGTAAATGAGAAGAAAAGTGTAACAAATGCAAATCAAATAAATTCAGGATATAATAAAATCTTAAAAAAATAA